Proteins found in one Sporosarcina sp. FSL K6-3457 genomic segment:
- a CDS encoding carbohydrate ABC transporter permease: MIQDKSVGSRLFTFINTSLLTIVALVTILPFIHVLGSSFATGAEIASKNFLLFPTKFTLSAYKYIFSTDTVLKSILISIFVTVVGTTWSMLLSTMTAYGLSRKDLPGRRYIMFFIVFTMLFNGGIIPTFIIVQKTGLLDSLAALIIPVSINVFNMIILKTFFQNLPSGLEESAKIDGAGDFAVLFKIVIPCSLPAIATISLFYGVTYWNTYMHAILYLSDAAKWPVQVLLRQIVVLATGISYDSAAYSDVPPPSQSVKMAVIVVATVPILLVYPFLQKHFAKGALLGSVKE, encoded by the coding sequence ATGATTCAAGACAAATCGGTTGGAAGTCGCTTATTTACTTTTATTAACACATCACTACTAACAATCGTAGCGCTAGTAACGATATTACCCTTTATTCACGTTTTAGGGAGTTCCTTTGCAACGGGTGCTGAAATTGCGAGTAAAAACTTTCTATTGTTTCCGACGAAATTCACATTAAGTGCATATAAATATATATTTTCAACGGATACAGTCTTAAAATCTATTCTCATATCTATATTTGTAACCGTTGTTGGTACGACTTGGAGTATGCTACTCTCTACCATGACAGCGTATGGATTATCGCGCAAAGACCTGCCTGGTAGAAGATATATTATGTTTTTCATCGTCTTTACAATGCTTTTTAATGGTGGAATTATTCCGACATTTATCATTGTACAAAAGACGGGGTTATTGGATTCGTTAGCAGCTTTAATTATTCCAGTGTCCATTAACGTATTTAATATGATTATCTTAAAAACATTTTTCCAAAACTTACCTTCCGGCTTGGAAGAGTCAGCTAAAATTGATGGGGCTGGTGATTTCGCTGTACTATTTAAAATTGTAATCCCATGCTCATTGCCGGCGATTGCAACGATTTCACTATTTTATGGAGTAACCTATTGGAATACCTATATGCATGCCATTTTATATTTAAGTGATGCTGCAAAATGGCCCGTCCAAGTGCTACTACGTCAAATTGTTGTTTTAGCAACGGGTATTTCATACGATAGTGCTGCATACTCAGATGTACCACCTCCATCCCAATCAGTAAAAATGGCGGTTATCGTTGTTGCAACGGTTCCAATCCTACTTGTATATCCTTTCCTACAAAAGCATTTTGCAAAAGGTGCTTTACTAGGATCCGTAAAAGAATAA
- a CDS encoding glycoside hydrolase family 88/105 protein, with translation MTQNNPLFIAEKACQTIMNTYSPAELPPANRWHYHQSVFLYGMLRVWEATGKQEYFDYTKAYVDNLLDDEGNFLFARDELDSIQVGILLFPLYEETKDRKYMIAAKKLRNLLHTINKTSEGGFWHKDKYPYQMWLDGLFMAGPFMLMYDKQFQEPELIQSVLLQEKLMRTHMRDPQSGLPYHAWDEKKIQPWANKETGCSPEFWGRSVGWYGTALIDLLEQIEGQKHGQEVWIEELQRFIPAIVSHQDVDSGLWYQIVDKGDHEDNWLESSCSALFIYTIAKALKAGYVEDTYQEVVKKAYNGLLEHMVKIDDQRLELSGICIGTSAGEYEYYVSRPTSENDLHGMGAFILACMAVHDIS, from the coding sequence ATGACACAGAATAATCCATTATTTATTGCAGAAAAAGCTTGTCAGACAATTATGAACACATATAGTCCAGCAGAGTTACCACCTGCTAATAGGTGGCATTACCACCAAAGTGTCTTTTTGTACGGTATGTTGCGTGTTTGGGAAGCAACAGGGAAGCAGGAGTATTTTGATTACACAAAGGCCTATGTTGATAACTTACTAGATGATGAAGGGAATTTCTTGTTTGCAAGGGACGAGCTGGACTCGATTCAAGTAGGTATTTTACTATTTCCTTTGTATGAGGAAACGAAAGATCGAAAATATATGATTGCAGCGAAAAAATTGAGAAATCTACTGCATACAATTAATAAAACATCTGAGGGCGGTTTTTGGCATAAAGATAAATACCCTTATCAAATGTGGTTAGATGGATTGTTTATGGCGGGTCCATTCATGCTCATGTATGATAAACAATTCCAAGAACCAGAGCTTATTCAATCTGTATTGCTACAAGAGAAATTAATGAGAACACATATGAGGGATCCACAATCTGGCCTTCCGTATCATGCGTGGGATGAGAAGAAAATTCAACCTTGGGCAAACAAAGAAACAGGGTGCTCGCCAGAATTTTGGGGGCGGTCAGTCGGTTGGTATGGAACAGCACTCATTGATTTATTAGAACAGATAGAAGGGCAAAAACATGGTCAGGAAGTGTGGATTGAAGAATTACAACGCTTCATCCCTGCGATTGTTTCGCATCAAGATGTAGACTCGGGTTTATGGTATCAAATTGTAGATAAAGGAGACCATGAGGATAACTGGTTAGAGTCTTCTTGTTCGGCATTATTTATCTATACGATTGCGAAAGCGTTAAAAGCGGGTTATGTGGAGGATACTTATCAAGAAGTTGTGAAAAAAGCATATAATGGCTTGCTGGAGCATATGGTGAAAATTGATGATCAAAGGCTGGAATTAAGTGGCATTTGCATTGGGACTTCTGCTGGAGAATACGAGTATTATGTATCGCGTCCGACTTCAGAGAATGATTTGCATGGGATGGGAGCTTTTATTTTAGCTTGTATGGCTGTACATGATATTTCATGA
- a CDS encoding bifunctional 4-hydroxy-2-oxoglutarate aldolase/2-dehydro-3-deoxy-phosphogluconate aldolase codes for MNKLKVLNNITSCGVVAVVRATSKEEAMNTTEACIEGGITGIEITFTVQGADQIISELAILYQQNNNVVIGAGTVLDAITARIAILAGAEFIVSPTFDQETAELCNLYQIPYMPGCMTITEMKQALKSGVDIIKLFPGNTFGPEWVKSVKAPLPQVNIMPTGGVDLENVAQWIKNGCVAVGVGGSLVAHAKTGEFEKMTIDARKFVEKVQQAREA; via the coding sequence ATGAATAAACTGAAAGTATTGAATAATATTACGAGCTGTGGCGTCGTTGCTGTCGTTCGAGCGACTTCAAAAGAAGAAGCGATGAACACCACGGAAGCGTGTATAGAAGGCGGAATTACGGGAATTGAAATCACTTTCACCGTGCAAGGTGCAGATCAAATCATTAGCGAATTAGCGATTCTTTACCAACAAAATAACAACGTTGTTATTGGGGCGGGTACAGTTTTAGATGCAATTACAGCACGAATTGCTATTTTAGCTGGAGCTGAGTTCATCGTCAGTCCTACTTTCGATCAAGAAACTGCCGAATTATGTAATCTGTACCAAATTCCTTATATGCCAGGGTGTATGACGATTACTGAAATGAAGCAGGCACTTAAATCAGGCGTTGATATTATTAAATTATTTCCTGGAAACACATTTGGCCCGGAATGGGTCAAAAGCGTGAAGGCTCCACTCCCACAAGTAAATATCATGCCAACGGGTGGAGTAGACCTGGAGAATGTAGCGCAGTGGATTAAAAATGGCTGCGTTGCTGTAGGTGTAGGTGGTAGTTTAGTAGCGCATGCAAAAACGGGTGAATTTGAAAAAATGACAATAGACGCAAGAAAGTTTGTTGAAAAAGTACAACAAGCTAGAGAGGCGTAA
- a CDS encoding ABC transporter permease: MLYLMIAPGLLYLFIYKYIPMFGMIISFQDYKPYLGIAGSEWVGLKHFERLFTSSDFWMILKNTLVLFGLQILIYFPIPIVLALMLNELRNEKYKKMVQTFIYLPHFMSWVVVVSISYVLFTMDGGIINGLLKSAGSEQINFLLDANWFRPMYIGQVIWREAGWGTIIFLAAVASVDPQLYEAAKMDGANRFRQMWHITLPAIKSVIVILLILKIGDVLELGFEHVFLLLNSTNRHVAEIFDTYVYVAGLRQGQFSYATAVGLFKGFVGLVLVILANWLAKKNGEEGIY; encoded by the coding sequence ATGCTTTACTTAATGATTGCTCCCGGTCTGTTATATTTATTTATTTATAAATATATTCCTATGTTCGGGATGATCATATCTTTTCAAGATTATAAACCTTACTTAGGAATAGCCGGAAGTGAATGGGTAGGGCTTAAGCATTTTGAGAGATTATTTACATCATCAGATTTTTGGATGATTTTAAAAAATACGCTAGTCCTATTTGGATTACAAATACTAATTTATTTCCCAATACCTATCGTTTTAGCATTAATGTTGAATGAATTAAGAAACGAAAAGTATAAAAAAATGGTTCAAACGTTTATTTATTTACCGCACTTCATGTCGTGGGTTGTTGTTGTTTCCATCAGTTATGTATTGTTCACAATGGACGGTGGAATCATAAACGGCTTGCTGAAGAGTGCAGGATCAGAACAAATCAATTTCTTATTGGATGCTAACTGGTTCCGTCCTATGTACATTGGGCAAGTCATTTGGCGTGAGGCTGGTTGGGGAACAATTATTTTCCTTGCAGCAGTTGCTTCAGTGGATCCGCAGTTATACGAAGCGGCGAAGATGGATGGTGCTAATCGATTTAGACAAATGTGGCATATTACGCTACCTGCCATTAAAAGTGTCATTGTCATACTGTTAATACTTAAAATTGGTGATGTATTAGAGCTCGGATTTGAACATGTATTCTTATTATTAAATTCAACAAATCGTCATGTAGCTGAAATTTTTGATACATACGTTTATGTAGCAGGGCTACGACAGGGGCAATTCAGCTATGCAACCGCAGTTGGATTATTTAAGGGCTTTGTAGGTCTTGTACTTGTTATTCTCGCCAACTGGTTGGCAAAAAAGAATGGCGAAGAAGGTATTTATTAA
- the kduD gene encoding 2-dehydro-3-deoxy-D-gluconate 5-dehydrogenase KduD, with translation MTNQLNEFSLDFFSLAGKVAIVTGGNKGLGQGYAVALAKAGADLFVVTHGDEWDETRALIEQQGRRVEFFQADLTDRKKVKELVAKCQEVYGQVDILVNNAGTIRRAPLLEYKGEDWDAVMELNLNSMFFLSQEVAHLMVKQKSGKIINIASMLSFQGGKFVPPYTASKHGVVGLTKAFTNELAEHGIQVNAIAPGYVKTANTAPIRADEKRNSEILARIPAGRWADPADLMGTVVFLASKASDYMNGSIIAIDGGWLSR, from the coding sequence ATGACAAATCAGTTAAATGAATTCTCACTAGATTTTTTCTCGTTGGCAGGAAAAGTTGCAATTGTGACAGGTGGTAACAAAGGGTTAGGCCAAGGTTACGCAGTGGCACTTGCTAAGGCGGGGGCAGATCTCTTTGTTGTGACACATGGCGATGAGTGGGATGAAACACGAGCGTTAATCGAACAACAAGGACGCCGGGTTGAGTTTTTCCAGGCGGACTTGACAGATAGGAAGAAAGTGAAAGAGCTTGTTGCGAAATGTCAAGAAGTTTACGGACAAGTTGATATTTTAGTCAACAACGCCGGAACGATTCGACGCGCCCCACTACTTGAATACAAGGGTGAAGATTGGGATGCAGTAATGGAACTCAATCTCAATTCAATGTTTTTCTTAAGTCAGGAAGTTGCTCACTTAATGGTTAAACAAAAGAGTGGTAAAATCATTAATATTGCTTCTATGCTATCATTCCAAGGTGGGAAATTTGTTCCTCCATATACAGCGAGTAAGCATGGTGTTGTAGGCTTAACGAAAGCATTTACGAATGAGTTAGCAGAACACGGCATTCAAGTAAATGCGATTGCACCCGGCTATGTAAAAACAGCAAATACGGCTCCTATTCGTGCGGATGAGAAACGCAATAGTGAAATATTAGCACGCATACCAGCAGGACGCTGGGCGGATCCAGCAGACTTAATGGGCACGGTCGTGTTCTTAGCAAGTAAGGCATCTGACTATATGAATGGTTCCATTATTGCTATAGATGGTGGATGGTTATCTAGATAA
- a CDS encoding extracellular solute-binding protein: protein MNWKKGVTALFSMLVVLMVLVACSNDKPKDESASPSTTSDTSKGESAGKEKEKTKLSIMTKLHTAEVPDEKLLRLVEEAANVEIKMEWVPDNNYSDKLNTAFATGTFAQAVTMGADQVDQFKGAIRDGQFWEIGPYLSEFSNLGKLKDEVVNNTMVDGKVYSLYQGRPLSRQGMIYRKDWADNLGLEAPKTVEEFYEMARAFTEDDPDGNGKHDTIGLTDRSDLIYGAFKTIASWYGTPNNWGEQGGELQPEFMFPEYMNAMNFMKDLRDDKFMNQDFPVTSKEDQQALLKNGTAGIYIGAMVDILGLYNDAVELNPDLVFDVHNYVAGPTGEFTVWSNPGYNNEILFPKSAIKTEEELKDILAFYDLMMTPELSNLVQWGVEGEHYSVVDGYAVIDSDQDKIQREVFAYNMLGIGEAETNGRYESRFDYEPRQKAEALILENDSHLIQDPTLTLDSETYIQDGDRLQAIINDATYNYILGGIDEAGFNKEIEKWKSEGGSKIIEEFNASR, encoded by the coding sequence ATGAACTGGAAAAAAGGGGTAACGGCTTTATTTTCGATGCTGGTAGTTTTAATGGTGTTAGTGGCATGTAGTAATGATAAACCGAAAGATGAAAGCGCTTCACCGTCTACAACGAGCGACACAAGTAAAGGGGAGTCGGCTGGGAAGGAAAAAGAAAAAACGAAACTTTCTATAATGACGAAGCTCCACACTGCGGAAGTGCCGGATGAAAAACTACTTAGATTAGTAGAAGAAGCTGCAAATGTAGAAATCAAAATGGAATGGGTTCCTGACAATAACTATAGTGATAAGTTAAATACTGCATTCGCAACTGGAACATTTGCACAAGCTGTAACAATGGGAGCAGATCAGGTAGACCAATTCAAAGGTGCAATTCGTGATGGTCAGTTCTGGGAAATCGGTCCTTACCTTTCTGAGTTTTCAAATTTAGGGAAGTTAAAAGATGAAGTGGTTAACAATACAATGGTTGATGGGAAAGTTTACTCTCTTTATCAAGGTAGACCACTATCTCGACAAGGCATGATTTATCGAAAAGACTGGGCTGATAACTTAGGTTTGGAAGCACCAAAAACAGTAGAAGAGTTCTATGAAATGGCAAGAGCATTTACGGAAGACGATCCAGATGGTAATGGTAAACATGACACAATCGGCTTAACAGATAGAAGTGATTTAATCTATGGTGCATTTAAAACGATTGCATCTTGGTATGGAACACCAAATAACTGGGGCGAACAAGGTGGAGAGTTGCAGCCTGAATTCATGTTCCCAGAGTATATGAATGCAATGAACTTCATGAAAGATTTACGTGATGATAAGTTTATGAACCAAGATTTCCCTGTTACAAGTAAAGAAGATCAGCAGGCATTGTTGAAAAATGGGACAGCTGGTATTTATATCGGTGCAATGGTTGATATTTTAGGGTTGTATAATGATGCAGTTGAGCTTAACCCGGATTTAGTATTTGATGTACACAACTATGTTGCAGGCCCAACTGGTGAATTTACAGTATGGTCGAATCCAGGGTATAACAATGAAATCCTGTTTCCTAAATCTGCAATCAAAACAGAAGAAGAGTTGAAAGATATTTTAGCTTTTTACGACTTAATGATGACACCAGAACTTTCTAACCTTGTTCAATGGGGAGTAGAAGGAGAACATTATTCTGTTGTAGATGGATATGCAGTAATTGATAGCGATCAAGATAAAATTCAAAGAGAAGTATTTGCGTACAATATGCTAGGCATTGGTGAAGCAGAAACAAACGGCAGATACGAATCACGTTTCGATTATGAACCGCGTCAAAAAGCTGAGGCATTAATTTTAGAAAATGATAGTCACTTAATACAAGATCCTACACTTACACTAGATTCAGAAACTTATATTCAAGATGGAGATCGTTTACAAGCAATCATCAACGATGCAACGTACAACTATATCCTAGGCGGAATTGACGAAGCTGGATTTAACAAAGAAATTGAAAAGTGGAAATCTGAAGGCGGAAGTAAAATTATTGAAGAGTTTAATGCATCTAGATAA
- a CDS encoding sugar phosphate isomerase/epimerase family protein, translating to MELNLGIRAHDIENQTTVEGLVEEISNKGLTSVQLALGKSFTNMNTGVGSLSPGFARYIGDAFRKKDVQIAVLGCYIHMIHPDKEKRKQELDRFKEHIRFARDFGCSIVGTETGNVYEKTGYTVDNYEEQPFLDVVESVSELVVEAEKFGVIVAIEGGINHPVYSPQVLKRLLDSIDSPNLQVIFDPANFLNPTNYQRQEEVFQEAMDLFGDRMVIMHAKDFIIEDGWIKMVPVGTGLLNYDAVFKLIKPRKPYINVLLENTREPFINDSIAFLKEKYKQA from the coding sequence ATGGAATTGAATTTAGGGATACGTGCACATGATATTGAAAATCAGACGACAGTAGAGGGGTTAGTAGAAGAAATCTCAAATAAGGGATTAACATCTGTGCAGCTAGCGCTAGGAAAATCTTTTACAAATATGAATACGGGTGTTGGCAGTTTAAGCCCTGGTTTTGCTCGCTATATTGGGGATGCATTCCGGAAGAAAGATGTTCAAATTGCAGTGTTAGGCTGCTATATTCATATGATTCATCCTGATAAAGAGAAGAGAAAACAGGAATTGGATCGATTTAAAGAGCATATTCGCTTTGCAAGAGATTTTGGTTGTAGTATCGTTGGTACTGAAACAGGTAACGTCTATGAAAAGACAGGATATACGGTAGATAATTATGAGGAGCAACCTTTTTTAGATGTAGTAGAGAGCGTGAGTGAATTAGTAGTAGAAGCAGAAAAATTCGGTGTCATTGTTGCCATAGAAGGAGGCATCAATCATCCGGTTTATTCCCCACAAGTATTAAAAAGGCTATTGGATAGTATTGATTCGCCGAACCTCCAAGTCATCTTTGATCCGGCAAACTTTTTGAATCCTACGAACTATCAAAGACAAGAGGAAGTTTTTCAAGAAGCAATGGACCTTTTTGGAGATAGAATGGTCATCATGCACGCTAAAGATTTTATCATTGAAGACGGTTGGATTAAGATGGTGCCAGTAGGTACAGGATTATTAAACTATGATGCAGTCTTTAAATTGATAAAGCCAAGGAAACCATATATCAATGTTCTCTTAGAGAACACAAGAGAGCCCTTCATCAATGATAGCATTGCGTTTTTAAAGGAGAAATACAAACAAGCTTAA
- a CDS encoding LacI family DNA-binding transcriptional regulator: MNITIKDIAKVAQVSYSTVSKALNNSPLVKEDTKKRIIEIAKELGYEPNFAAQRLASKQTRIIGLIWPTIERVVLSTLVTKISDEINTTPYSMILSVDPVQIAVDTFKRFQTDGIILFEENMDLSIDANTIPLLSYGVAEKENPPYPIIDANHELAMYEAVRYLYHLGHTDIIYIGDLSSTDHMQIEKHKGFKKAMTLFGLSSDDNQLIDTAGLNSYDGYLATKKIPNSPTHPTAIVGGSFDISGGIIRGIKEKNLAIPEDVSIISYDNIPQMADIEIPLTCIGVPVDRLATEIVTTIIKFIEEKDVHPTVKKLTPILTERASCAAKKNV, translated from the coding sequence ATGAACATAACGATAAAAGACATTGCGAAAGTTGCCCAAGTGAGTTACTCCACTGTATCAAAAGCATTAAATAATAGCCCTTTGGTTAAAGAGGACACCAAAAAAAGGATTATTGAAATTGCTAAGGAATTAGGTTATGAGCCTAATTTTGCTGCCCAAAGACTTGCCTCTAAGCAAACTAGGATTATCGGGCTCATTTGGCCGACAATCGAGCGAGTTGTCCTGTCGACACTAGTAACAAAAATTAGTGATGAAATTAACACAACACCCTATTCAATGATTCTTTCCGTTGACCCCGTACAAATAGCTGTAGATACTTTTAAAAGATTTCAAACGGATGGAATCATTTTATTTGAAGAAAATATGGATTTATCCATCGATGCGAATACAATTCCTCTACTTTCCTATGGGGTTGCAGAAAAAGAGAATCCTCCATATCCTATTATCGATGCCAACCACGAGTTAGCAATGTATGAAGCTGTAAGATATTTATATCATTTAGGCCATACAGATATTATTTATATTGGAGACCTCTCATCTACTGATCACATGCAAATCGAGAAACACAAAGGATTTAAAAAGGCGATGACTCTCTTTGGTTTATCCTCTGACGATAATCAGTTAATCGATACAGCTGGGCTGAATTCATACGATGGATATTTGGCAACCAAAAAAATCCCGAACTCCCCTACTCATCCTACAGCAATTGTTGGAGGGAGCTTTGATATTAGTGGAGGAATTATTCGAGGTATTAAGGAAAAAAACCTCGCTATTCCTGAAGACGTTTCCATTATTAGTTACGACAATATCCCCCAAATGGCCGATATAGAAATTCCATTAACATGTATTGGTGTACCGGTCGATAGACTAGCGACAGAAATAGTTACAACCATTATTAAGTTCATTGAAGAAAAAGATGTACACCCTACTGTAAAAAAACTAACCCCTATTCTAACTGAAAGAGCCAGCTGCGCAGCTAAAAAAAATGTATAG
- the kduI gene encoding 5-dehydro-4-deoxy-D-glucuronate isomerase has product METRYANHPEEIKRYNTDELRKHFLVETLFEAGKVHLTYTHVDRMIFGGVTPTTEELTIKLDKELGVTYFLERRELGIINIGGEGSIILDGEEYQMVGRDGLYVGRGTKEVLFRSKDASNPAKFYINSAPAHHTYPTVKIDINNIKPLEMGEPGTLNVRKIYQYVHPNNCESCQLQMGLTMLQAGSVWNTMPCHTHERRMEVYLYFDMEPETRVFHFMGEPNETRHLVMKNEQAAISPSWSIHTGTATSNYTFIWGMCGENITYDDMDHVAMADLR; this is encoded by the coding sequence ATGGAAACACGTTATGCAAACCACCCAGAAGAAATTAAGAGATACAATACAGATGAGTTGAGAAAGCACTTTCTTGTTGAAACACTTTTTGAAGCAGGAAAGGTTCACTTAACGTATACGCATGTAGACAGAATGATTTTTGGTGGCGTGACGCCAACAACTGAAGAGTTAACAATCAAGCTAGATAAAGAATTGGGTGTTACTTATTTCTTGGAACGCCGCGAGCTAGGCATTATTAATATCGGTGGAGAAGGCTCTATCATCCTAGATGGTGAGGAGTACCAAATGGTTGGTCGAGACGGATTATATGTGGGGAGAGGAACAAAAGAAGTGTTGTTCCGTTCAAAGGATGCGAGCAATCCTGCAAAGTTTTACATTAACTCGGCTCCGGCACATCATACGTATCCAACGGTGAAAATTGATATTAATAATATTAAACCGCTTGAAATGGGTGAACCAGGTACGTTAAACGTTCGTAAAATTTATCAATACGTTCACCCGAATAACTGTGAGAGCTGCCAGCTACAAATGGGCTTAACGATGCTGCAAGCCGGAAGTGTTTGGAATACAATGCCTTGCCATACGCATGAGCGTCGAATGGAAGTTTATTTATACTTCGATATGGAGCCGGAAACAAGAGTATTCCACTTTATGGGTGAACCAAATGAAACGAGACATTTAGTGATGAAGAATGAACAAGCAGCTATTTCTCCAAGCTGGTCGATTCATACAGGGACGGCAACGAGTAACTATACATTTATTTGGGGCATGTGCGGAGAGAATATCACATATGACGATATGGATCACGTCGCGATGGCAGATTTGAGATAA
- a CDS encoding sugar kinase, with amino-acid sequence MKKIITFGEILLRLSTRIGVRTVQANELTLHYGGAEANVAVSLANFGHDVRFVSKVPDNSLGTAAESHLRLYGVDTSHLLRGGERLGTYYLETGVGERSAKVIYDRKYSSISELTEEEIDFDEIFQGASLFHVSGITPALSPILQALTLLALQKAKDHGVMTSFDFNYRSKLWSQKDAANAIAPLLPYVDICSCGELDAIHLLNIEEAPSSLDKEMKLQYYYDKIQEMYPNITYMSSTFRQVISASANTLQGNLYTDGVLYHSKVHHIEPIVDRVGGGDAFAAGILHGIIDGQTPEQIVSFATAASALKHTVHGDCNVFSVDEIKGFIDNGSGRIIR; translated from the coding sequence ATGAAAAAAATAATTACGTTTGGAGAAATATTATTACGTCTTTCTACTAGAATTGGAGTACGGACAGTTCAAGCGAATGAGCTAACGTTGCACTATGGTGGTGCGGAAGCGAATGTAGCAGTATCGTTAGCCAATTTTGGTCATGATGTTCGTTTTGTGAGTAAAGTACCGGATAATTCACTTGGCACTGCAGCGGAAAGCCATTTGAGGTTGTACGGTGTTGATACAAGTCATTTATTGCGCGGCGGAGAACGCTTAGGGACATATTATTTGGAAACTGGCGTAGGAGAAAGAAGTGCGAAGGTCATCTATGACAGGAAATATTCTAGTATTTCTGAACTGACAGAAGAGGAAATTGACTTCGATGAAATCTTCCAAGGGGCAAGCCTTTTTCATGTTTCCGGTATTACACCTGCTTTATCTCCTATCTTACAAGCGTTAACGCTACTTGCGTTACAAAAGGCAAAAGATCATGGTGTGATGACAAGCTTTGATTTTAATTATCGTTCAAAGCTGTGGAGTCAAAAAGATGCAGCAAATGCTATTGCACCACTATTACCTTATGTAGATATATGCTCATGCGGAGAATTGGATGCCATTCATCTACTTAATATTGAAGAGGCACCTAGCTCGCTAGATAAAGAAATGAAACTTCAATACTATTACGACAAAATACAAGAAATGTATCCCAACATTACTTATATGAGCTCGACTTTCCGACAAGTGATTTCTGCCTCTGCAAATACATTACAAGGTAATTTGTATACGGATGGGGTGTTATATCATTCCAAAGTGCATCATATTGAGCCAATTGTCGATCGTGTTGGTGGGGGAGATGCCTTTGCAGCAGGAATTTTACATGGCATCATAGATGGGCAGACCCCGGAACAAATTGTTTCATTTGCAACAGCTGCATCCGCTTTAAAGCATACTGTGCACGGAGATTGTAATGTCTTTTCGGTAGATGAAATTAAAGGGTTTATTGACAATGGCTCAGGCCGTATTATTCGTTAG
- a CDS encoding inositol monophosphatase family protein — protein MDKNLRDDIFQYAKEWVLQAGETIRAKINDPLIIDTKSNPKDLVTTMDKETEYFLAANIKKTYPHHLLFSEEGYGDDVTSLDGIVWIVDPIDGTMNFVQQKRNFAISVGIFSEGIGEIGFVYDVMADILYSAKRNEGAYKNDVKLPLLKPQLVLDEAMLGFNHHWLCENSVMDERVMQQLVKKIRGSRSYGSAALKLAYVAEGIIDGYLTMNLAPWDIAGGIILVKEVGGITTDLDGAPVTLLTNESTLTCHPAIQQEIIHEYLQQGKK, from the coding sequence ATGGATAAAAATCTGCGTGATGACATTTTTCAGTATGCAAAAGAATGGGTCCTACAAGCTGGCGAAACGATTCGTGCAAAAATTAATGATCCACTCATTATTGATACGAAATCTAACCCAAAAGATCTTGTCACGACGATGGATAAGGAAACCGAGTATTTCTTAGCTGCAAATATTAAAAAAACATATCCTCATCACTTATTGTTTAGTGAGGAAGGCTATGGAGATGATGTCACATCATTGGATGGGATTGTATGGATAGTTGATCCTATAGATGGCACTATGAACTTCGTACAGCAGAAGAGGAATTTTGCGATTTCCGTAGGTATCTTTTCTGAAGGAATTGGTGAAATTGGCTTTGTTTACGATGTCATGGCTGATATTTTGTATAGCGCTAAAAGAAATGAAGGGGCTTATAAAAATGATGTGAAGTTACCACTCCTAAAGCCACAACTTGTGCTCGACGAAGCGATGCTCGGATTTAATCACCATTGGTTATGTGAAAATAGTGTCATGGATGAGCGAGTTATGCAACAACTTGTTAAGAAAATAAGGGGCTCAAGATCTTACGGTTCTGCTGCTTTAAAGCTTGCTTATGTCGCAGAAGGCATTATAGATGGTTATTTAACAATGAATCTTGCTCCATGGGATATAGCAGGCGGTATTATTCTTGTGAAAGAGGTCGGGGGGATCACCACTGATTTAGATGGGGCTCCCGTGACTCTGTTGACAAACGAATCTACTCTAACCTGTCATCCAGCCATTCAACAGGAGATTATTCATGAATATTTACAACAAGGGAAAAAATAA